The Hordeum vulgare subsp. vulgare chromosome 7H, MorexV3_pseudomolecules_assembly, whole genome shotgun sequence DNA window GACTTCTTTACCATCATATGATATTCATATTACTATGACGACAcatataaataataataaacGTCTATATACCTTGAGCCACATATTAGCAGTGCTTTTGTAACCTGTGGCAAACACAATGGCGTCATAGTATCTCTCATTCCCATCCGCAAACTCTATGAGATTTCCTCGAATGCATGAAATTGGACCGAATACctgccataaaaatatttttaaattattctttcacattccccatacggtatgtactccctccgttccaaaatataagaccttttaggaatttcactagaagactacatacggagcaaaatgagtgaatctatactctaaaatatgtctatgtacatcagtatgtagtttatagtacaatctctaaaaggtcttatatttaggaacggagggagtatatatttatatttatacgCATGATTTTGCTCTCACCTTGGTATCACCTTTTTTTATTAGCTCGGTGGTGCCAGTGTCTATGACAGCAGACCGACCAGTTTTTGCTTTTAGGGTGAGTGGACCAATATCAGGCCTCACAATTCCATACTTTGATAAATCACCAAATAATGAATATGCGAGGATCATAAGAATAAAATCTACAAGCTTCAGTGGAAGGTGCCACATTGAGAGTACCATGCCCAGGTGGATCAACTCCTTTGTCATGACATGCAACTTCACAATTACCCATGTAAGAGCATGTTTAATAGAACGTCAAccaatattttttttcaaaaaacaatAAAACAATAGGTGTGGGATCATGGAATGTACATACCGGACTGCGTATAATGATCGAAGTGTTAGCTCCGTGCACTGCAAGATCATAGGAAATCTCAAAGCCAGAGTTCCCACATCCAACAACAAGCACACTTTTCCCAACATAATTACTTCCAGACTTGTAACTTGATGAGTGGATGGCTTCACCGCGAAAGCTTTGTAGGCCAACGATCTCTGGAACGTAGCCGGCACTATTTTCACCCGTTGCTACAACCAAGAATTTGGATGCATATATAATTGGGCCATCCACTTTGTTATGTGTCGTGATAACCCAACATTTCATCACCTCGTCGTACATGCATGACTCAACCAAAGCGTTAAACTTTGGGCAGATATTGAAGtgcttgacataatcctccataTACCTTAAAAACTGATCTTTAGGAAGGTAGGTCGGTGAATCAGTTGGGTATGCCATGTGGGGTAGCTCACAAAAATCTTTGGCAATGTGGAGCTTCAGGCGATCATATGTGCGTTTGTGCCACAACGACACAATACAATCTTCACGCTCGGCGATGATATATGGTATAGAGTGTTTGCTTAGGCACGCTGCCGTGGCAAGCCCAGATGGACCTGCTCCAATGATGAAAACTTGTACCTTCTCCATCGAAAGATTTGAATAGAGGTGAAATCAATTTAGTGACACTATTTTCTTGAAGTTGTCCTTGGTGATATGTGTTTGGGTAACACCTATAGCTATTTATATATACAAATATCAACCGTTACTATACATTACTTTTAGTGGTTTGTTTGTTTCTTCCTTAGATGGCTTGCTTCTTTCTTCTTTCACTGGCTTGTCTCTTTCTCCTACAGTTATTGGTCTAGCTGTCTATATGTGAGGCATTGGCATTGTTTTACACATGGGAGCAAACTATGCCTCTCACAGATAGTAGTATAGTTTTGCAAAATTGATAATATATGTTGTTGGTGATATAATCATACATTCAAACATCCAATTAGTAAGTGCTTTCAAACAAAGATTTTTATGTTAATAAGATCTTTGAGCATCGTCTTAAAGTTATTCCATGAATTAATCAGTAGTGCTGGTACATGATATCGAACAATATATTCCATGTTTTCTAATTAATTGTCAAGTATTTGATGTGAAGAATAGTGAAAGCATTGAACCATGAGTAAACAAAAGAACTGAAGTTTCATGAAAGGGGATGTATATAATGTTTTTACATATGAAAGTCATGCACTAGGCATGCCTGGTATTTGAAATATAAATTCTTGATTTTATTGGCATGTATACATGCTATTTTGTAATTAAATGGTTTCAAGTGAGATGCTTCTTTTTGTATCTTGCACTTTAAAACAGCTGAGTCAATTGATAAAAAAAATAGATATGAATATATAAGAAACATACATGTCGAAAATAGTCGGTGGATGAGATATGTTTTCTTTTTGCATGTTCAACACAACCTAGAAAGTATGTTTCTATGGCACCTAAAAAGTATGTTAATTTAGAAACTGATACTTTTGTTGTATGTTGCTCAATTCACTTTTCTAAAAAGAGATCACTTTACGGCGAGATTGTTTCTTGCAAGCTAACGTAAACTAAACTTTGGGGCTTCCATGTATAAGCAATTTTTTCTGTTACTGTTTTCATTCATGTATTAACTCCTTTATAATCTTGTAGAGTACAAGTAAGAAACTGAAACCAGGTTGTAAAGTATGAAACTGAAATAGCAAGATGTAAAGTATGAAACTGAACTTGTAAATACAGACTACCTAATGAGTACACGGACACGTGGTGGCATACTTACTAGTCTATAATTTGCAAATATTTGTTGATTTGTTGTGTTTGTGTGTGAGCGGCTGCACGCGCGTGAGGTTATGGCTCTACTTTCCAGAGATAGGATAGAAGACGAGGGCACTGACCTAGACTTTGGATGGCTACCTGAGTGACTGGCCGTATGCAtatctcgatgcagaggccggggctatgCCTCCTTTTCTAATTTTTTTCGCAAGAACGAAGATCAGTCTAAACATATTTTAAGCTTTTTAGGCCTTTGGTGAATTCTCTCACatttgaaaatattttgtacacTTATTTATTTATGTAATACACCATCGACCAATTGTTCTACAGTTTATGGTTCAAAAATAGGATCAGTATAAACGCATCCAAATGGCTTTTCCATTTTGCTCCTATTTGTTTGGACTCGGCGTATGGGCCATTTTCCTTTCCCCAATCGACAGGAGCAATGCATTTTCGTATAGCAGAAGAAAATAGACGGTTTGTACAGGGGTGGCATTTTTTGGATGGAACTTGGCAAAAAAACCTAAACCCTGACACACACTCATGCAAATTAACCAGCACCCTCATTGAATTGTGGCGTAGCAAAAGTCATCGCCCTTTGGTTGATATCCTCAAAAGTCAGGACCGCCACCTCGATGTGCGTCATGCATGTGCCACAGAAAAAGCGGTGGCTCCGCTCTTTTCGGATGTTCCAAGGGGTGTATAGAAGCATCCCAATCCATCTCCAATTAGATTCTTCGAATCCGGTACGTTGGATCCAAAGCCCGGTCCATGTAAAAACCCAGCCGAACCCCTCCATGTCTCACACTCCACCCATGCTCCTCCACTCTCTTTCCCTGCTCCTAGACGATGGTGTCGCCATCACACCTACCTTAGGTGCCGCCGCAATCATTTCAACAGAAATTCCTAGACCGATAGAACAATCCATGTTGAACACCTTCGAGTTGTTGCCGTAACCAACAACTACGGCCACCACCGGGTCGAACCTGTAGAGCATCCAACCGCCAAAAGTGATGCACCGGCAAGAAGACCTTAGAAGGATGGGTTATGAACTTTCTTTCATTTTTAGACACGTTGAATTGTTTGTCATGCACAATTTATCTTCCCATTGTTTGGAGGTGTTAAGATGCTAAATGTCAGCTAGGTACGGTATGGTTTGGTGGAATTGCGAgatcaaggaggaaggagagtcaTTGGGTTGGTTACACGCGGGTGTGTGGGAGGTGCATTATTTACTATGAGTGGCAACTCTTGTTCATGGCAAATCTAGATTTTGATGAAACATGAGCATGTGACATATAATCCACACAACGCCTACCCTTTTACCACTAATATAAATAGTATACTTTAGCCAATAAGAATGTACTAGCAAAATGgcctgtgcgttgcaacgggagaaaaaaaacataatcttcaatgatgatgatcatattatgttcacacatcattgcttgattttaaaattttgtgcacaaatgcaagaaaatgtttcttcttttaaatttattcacaaattgaaacaatctttacattttaaaaaaacaaaatatcatggttgtcaaaaatcttggtaactcaaagaattattcttaatttcaagatttttttttagaaaacatacaataataatccgatccatctaacagttaattcttcaaaaatcacacgggtatattttcacaaagacatagaagcattaatgtttaactacatacattagatctttcatgaacaattttacaaatatgagagcaattttaaaatcgagaacattttttacaatttacaaacatttactaaaaatcgtgaatattttttatatttcaaacgggtttaaatattttcttttgaattggcgaccaattctagaaaagacgaacataattttttatgttggaggattttactttAAGTTCACAAACATTTTGGAAACGCATGATCGCATATCCCTAGACCAATTGATTTCATATAGCgatttttaggggaaaatgagagggaaaatcggatccaacaagacaagaactactCTATAgacttggttctggatcagttttgagcagtataaactaatctAGAGATAcctgatgcatacgagtcagttctccctcaacaattacctaAAACGCTCATGacgaacacacaattcacatgaaactttcataggaaagttatggaacatgtttcttaaggagttcgtttacaaacttcacaggaactttcttaatgaacactcgaggagcacactgagaaaacatacaccatgtcccagactgaaccctagtgcatcataggaaatacggtctctcccttatccgtagacctaattgtATATTATACGGATATTTGAtgaaaaaagaacagaaaaatatggatcgaacaagacatgaactgctctataaactcggttctgaattaattttgagtagtgtgaactaatacagagatatctggcCCATAaggagtccatttttcctcaacgagtactcgaaatactcatgacaaccaaacaattgaaaggaaccgtttgtaggaacaattctgaaaacttttcttaaggtgttcgttcacaaactgcattggaacattcttaatgaatgctagacgaacgcgtttaGAGAAGATACACCAAGTCCCAACTTTtgccccagtacatct harbors:
- the LOC123411032 gene encoding probable indole-3-pyruvate monooxygenase YUCCA10, with translation MEKVQVFIIGAGPSGLATAACLSKHSIPYIIAEREDCIVSLWHKRTYDRLKLHIAKDFCELPHMAYPTDSPTYLPKDQFLRYMEDYVKHFNICPKFNALVESCMYDEVMKCWVITTHNKVDGPIIYASKFLVVATGENSAGYVPEIVGLQSFRGEAIHSSSYKSGSNYVGKSVLVVGCGNSGFEISYDLAVHGANTSIIIRSPLHVMTKELIHLGMVLSMWHLPLKLVDFILMILAYSLFGDLSKYGIVRPDIGPLTLKAKTGRSAVIDTGTTELIKKGDTKVFGPISCIRGNLIEFADGNERYYDAIVFATGYKSTANMWLKNDKSMLNSDGIPKNDFPNHWKGSNGLYCVGFGRRGLVGIAHDATIVASDIHANIEMADFN